From Xenopus tropicalis strain Nigerian chromosome 3, UCB_Xtro_10.0, whole genome shotgun sequence, the proteins below share one genomic window:
- the cyp11a1 gene encoding cholesterol side-chain cleavage enzyme, mitochondrial — MLLLRRLPAVPSGLRLISHHSVVGAGPEMGTLSQVDTPLPYNQMPGNWKRGWLELYRFWRKDGFHNIHYHMMENFQRFGPIYREALGIYDSVFIQLPEDAATLFHVEGLHPERLRVPPWYEYRDYRNRRYGVLLKKGEDWRSHRIALNREVLSMSAMSRFLPLLDSVGQDFVHRAHIQVERSGRGKWTADLTNELFRFALESVCYVLYGQRLGLLQDYIDPESQQFIDSVSLMFNTTAPMLYLPPSLLRKINSSIWKDHVRAWDAIFTHADRCIQQIYSSLRQQSDSTYSGVLSSLLLQDQMPLEDIKASVTELMAGGVDTTSMTLQWAMYELARTPSVQEKLRSEVIAARDASGKDLTALLKRIPLVKAALKETLRLHPVAITLQRYTQRDTVIRNYIIPQGTLVQVGLYAMGRNPDIFALPQRFSPERWLGGGPTHFRGLGFGFGPRQCIGRRIAEIEMQLFLIHILENFKIEINRMVDVGTTFNLILFPSKPIHLTLRPLK, encoded by the exons ATGCTGCTCCTTCGCAGATTACCTGCTGTTCCCTCTGGTCTTAGACTGATTAGCCATCATTCTGTGGTGGGAGCGGGGCCTGAAATGGGCACTTTGTCTCAGGTAGATACCCCATTGCCTTATAACCAGATGCCTGGCAACTGGAAGAGAGGCTGGCTTGAACTGTATCGTTTCTGGAGAAAGGACGGATTCCATAACATTCACTATCACATGATGGAAAACTTCCAGCGCTTTGGACCAATTTACAG GGAGGCTTTAGGCATATATGACAGTGTATTTATCCAGTTACCAGAGGATGCTGCAACCCTTTTCCATGTAGAGGGCCTTCACCCCGAGAGACTTAGGGTTCCTCCATGGTATGAATACCGTGATTATCGCAACAGAAGATATGGAGTGCTACTCAA GAAAGGGGAGGACTGGCGCAGTCACCGGATTGCCCTAAATCGTGAGGTCTTGTCTATGTCGGCAATGAGCCGTTTTCTGCCTTTGCTTGACAGCGTTGGGCAGGATTTTGTCCACAGAGCTCATATCCAAGTGGAACGGAGTGGCCGGGGAAAATGGACAGCAGACCTGACCAATGAGCTCTTCCGTTTTGCACTGGAAT CTGTGTGTTACGTGCTATATGGGCAGCGCCTTGGGCTCCTGCAGGATTACATCGACCCTGAATCTCAACAGTTCATTGATTCTGTCTCTCTCATGTTTAACACTACTGCCCCAATGCTCTATCTGCCACCCAGCCTACTACGGAAAATTAACTCATCTATTTGGAAGGACCATGTGAGAGCATGGGATGCCATATTTACTCACG CTGACCGATGTATACAGCAAATATACAGCTCCTTGAGACAGCAATCTGACAGTACATACTCCGGAGTTCTATCCAGTCTTCTTCTGCAGGACCAAATGCCTTTGGAGGATATTAAAGCCAGTGTAACAGAACTGATGGCTGGAGGAGTAGACACG ACATCTATGACTCTTCAGTGGGCCATGTATGAATTGGCCCGTACCCCAAGTGTGCAAGAAAAGCTGCGGTCAGAGGTCATTGCAGCACGAGATGCCTCTGGAAAGGATCTTACTGCCCTCCTGAAAAGAATCCCATTGGTGAAAGCAGCCTTAAAGGAAACACTCAG gTTGCACCCAGTCGCTATAACGCTACAAAGATATACCCAAAGAGACACAGTTATCCGGAATTACATAATACCACAAGGG ACACTAGTCCAAGTTGGACTGTATGCAATGGGTCGAAACCCAGACATATTCGCCTTGCCTCAGAGATTCTCACCTGAACGTTGGTTGGGAGGTGGACCTACACATTTTAGAGGTTTGGGATTTGGCTTTGGACCACGGCAATGTATAGGGCGCAGGATTGCAGAGATTGAGATGCAACTCT